The following proteins come from a genomic window of Megalops cyprinoides isolate fMegCyp1 chromosome 6, fMegCyp1.pri, whole genome shotgun sequence:
- the inka1a gene encoding PAK4-inhibitor inka1, with translation MLCLRESGDCLREQMEYMMRSLQDLKQMRRTCVAASHPSAVARACQQRALQRERRTRLRMSDASESSTYDSACCLSSPVEEEGDAGGSRLGLASPSSEKSLEFDSGYSEASWQDEGVVLRRTRNVRVSSSACLRTNRAPSGRVRPKSTSDACLERWTSFEASDPEDWTTSLLTRGRNRQPLVLGDNSFADLIENWMDLPDCPDAAPKLKPNPGRRLAKDFLVNMRRKLAGMSRNSEGRGKSVDSSQGKRTAAAPKRLSCPVGFQARMPFFHKSHTGLHELGTDFYQFTALMKTGSRQPIICNDIIGYI, from the exons ATG CTGTGCCTGCGGGAGTCTGGGGACTGCCTGAGGGAGCAGATGGAGTATATGATGAGGTCCCTGCAGGATCTAAAGCAGATGAGGAGGACCTGTGTGGCCGCCAGTCACCCTTCCGCAGTGGCGCGAGCatgccagcagagggcgctgcaGCGAGAGCGGCGGACACGCCTGCGGATGTCGGACGCCAGTGAGTCCAGCACGTACGACTCGGCCTGCTGCCTGAGCAGccctgtggaggaggagggggatgcGGGGGGAAGCCGGCTGGGGTTGGCATCCCCCAGCAGCGAAAAGAGTCTGGAGTTTGACTCGGGGTACTCTGAGGCCTCCTGGCAGGACGAGGGGGTGGTGCTGCGTCGTACCAGGAACGTCCGGGTGTCCTCCAGCGCCTGCCTGCGCACCAACCGGGCCCCCAGCGGCCGGGTCCGCCCAAAATCCACCTCGGACGCTTGCCTGGAGCGCTGGACCTCCTTCGAGGCCAGCGACCCCGAGGACTGGACCACGTCTCTGCTGACCCGTGGGCGGAACCGGCAGCCACTGGTGTTGGGAGACAACAGCTTCGCCGACCTCATCGAGAACTGGATGGACTTACCGGACTGCCCCGATGCAGCCCCCAAGCTCAAGCCCAACCCAGGCCGCCGGCTTGCCAAGGACTTCCTGGTCAACATGCGGCGGAAACTGGCGGGAATGTCGAGGAACTCAGAGGGGCGGGGGAAGTCAGTGGACTCCTCTCAGGGCAAAAGGACTGCTGCAGCCCCCAAGCGCCTCTCCTGCCCTGTGGGCTTCCAGGCGCGGATGCCCTTCTTTCACAAGTCCCACACAGGCCTGCACGAGCTGGGCACGGACTTCTACCAGTTCACCGCCCTCATGAAGACAGGTAGCCGACAGCCAATCATTTGCAACGACATCATTGGGTACATCTGA